The Salvia miltiorrhiza cultivar Shanhuang (shh) chromosome 2, IMPLAD_Smil_shh, whole genome shotgun sequence DNA window ttgcccctttctttttctaggcatagaatctttggaaccaactggtcgaccatgtttttgacgaattttagactcatttgctgccaaagctaTATGTCCTTCAGGGAAATCAATTTTAGTTtgagtatttgcagcatgtatgtgagattgtgtcacttttcttgtatctacaaaagcattaggaatttgatttgcaatcttttgcaaatgaatgatcttttcaatttcttgttcacattgatttgttctagaatcaaaatgtgataagtttttctcattccaAGAGAGTTCTttgtgcttttctggatgtagatttgTTACTCataatgttggaaatgtcatttcgtcaaaatgacaatctgcaaaactTGCAGAAAATAAACAACTTGTTAAAGGTTCTATATACCTTATAACCGAaggtgaatcaaatccaacatatatcccaagtctttgttggggacccatttttgttcgttgtggggGGTGCAATTGGGACTTAAACCGTgcaaccaaaagttcgtaagtgagaaacatcaggTTCTCAGCAAAAAATAATTTGCATGGGGAAGTATTCATGATTGGCTTATgtcgaactaatgttgcagcatgtaatatgaCAAGATCCCAAACAAtagttgggagttttgatttcataagtaatggtctagcaataatttgaagacgtttaatCAATGATTCtgctaaaccattttgagtatggacacAAGCTACTGGATATTCAATCTCAATTtcaatagccatacaatagtttTCAAATGCTTGAGACGTAAACTCAGTAgtgatttgagcaagtagtctagcaaatgttgcatttctagtagaaagcaagcatacatgtgaccatctaGAAAAAGTATCAATCAATACCATAAAGtatcgaaaaggtccacaaggtggatgtataagtccacaaatgtctccttgaattctttctaagaaagatggagattcagtattatccttcgtatatgaaggtctaatgactaacttgccttgcgcacaagcatcGCATGTCATTCATTGTTATGTTGTGCccatataaattattgattattcggcgCATTATAGTTGTTCTaggatgtccaaacctatcatgccaaagcttaaagcttttgTGTCATTGAACTTCACGTTCACgacatggtttgtctcaattgcttttatgaatgtataatacattccagaaggtagtgatgctaatttttcttttgtcagcttatagcatgaaacaaaagaatttatgcaaaGATATTCATTTCTACCTTTCACACAATTGTctcgatgtggtatccattattaCAGACATTattgaaacttagtaagttaCTTACTAAAGTGcagggcattttcaatatctaatttagtatcatttggcaaaatgatacaagctcttccggagccttcaatgatgtttgatgcacctgatattgtgttaacattattctcatctaatgtcaacttaaggaaatacttcttcttttgaagaataatatgtgtatttatttaccaagacaaatatcacaagatttCATATGATATTAGTGTTTAGAtgttcatgccttgttaaaaacctctccgcaAAAACCTTATAGGAAAAATTCAGTAGAGAAAAAGagtacaagacatatatatttactcatcTATTATactagttgcctcgttaaaaaccttaactaagaaaatcttgtaggaaaaaaacttagtaaggaaaaaagagtacaaccattcaGCCTTTAGGGCCATTTGATCTTCACGGTCTATTTTTCAAGATCATGTAATATATATTTCTCTTcgagagcatgtaatattcttcaggaatattacttgtgctattttaatagcatcaatttaagatcttgatTATTCAAGAACACTGCTTGTGCTCAAGGTCTAATTTTCGGGAGCATGTAATATGAATTGCTCTTCAaaagcatgtaatattctttaggaatattacttgtgctactttaatagcatcaatttaagatcttgaatgcaatattcttcaggaatactacttgtgctatttaaatagcatcaattaattttcaagatcattttgaaaaaaaaaagaatgtatatatatagtatatttcaaaatataaCATGTCAAATCTTGAAATAAGAGCACAAAAATTACAAGTTTGGCATGGAAAATGATAACAATAAACTTCACAGTAAAcaaattgatttgatttattttaatgaatatcAATTCATCATATTAAAGAGAATTATAAAAAAAGGAATTTGATATAATCTTATCAATTTGATATATACTAAACCCCATCAATATAACATCAATATAACAGAAGACCGTAATACATAGTATAAGTTAGAAAGTAATTCCATGAAAGCAATTAAAAACAATTAGATGGCAATTGATAATCTAATCAAATACAAGTAATAAGATTATTAATCTTTTGTTGATGGTATCAATTGCAATAAGAAAAGAATTGACTATATATTGATGGAATGTTACTAAAAAAATGACGGCAACCAAACCGACAATAACAGGAAGCAATAgagattaatttaataaaatactaattatcTTATTCAGAGCAAGTGTATGAATTGAAAGATCTAAACATATACTATTGAATTGAAAGAGGAATTCAAATccaattcattaattttatgtACCTTGATTTTAGGAATTCATCTCCGATGGGTACGACAACCACTATTCCAGCGCCACTTCAagatcattaaaaaaaaaacgattcACCAAAAATAAGGTAGAATAATCTCGTAGAACAATCGTGCTaataacgtgttataaactagagagaaacgATAGAATAGAGAAGATAATATGTATTAAGCGTATTCAATATGAGGGTTAAAGGCCTCTgtttatacaagtaggaagctagggttttagggagatttcttggtcaacacacataagatatatctagaagatatatttacaacaagagtgacattttttaaatttttatgataagggtaaatttgtatttttgcaTAAAAGTGatcaatttttaagttttttatgtgaatggacaatttttatttgttttaatatatatatgagtagcctaaagtataaaaatacattctAAAAAAACCACAAGTATAAAAACATATCAAAACTAACCATTATGCAATGATATATTCCAATCTGAAATCGAACATCACGTCTACAAAGCCGaatgatatattaaattattgctAACttctaattatatttttatggtCTGGCATATTATTATTTGTAACTATCATTAGTTTGGGCCTTGAAAAAATAATTCTTGCTGGCTCAGTTGTTGCTTTTTAGGACCTGAAATATATTATATCTGGAAACTTTTAAACAACGCTACAAGATTAGTCTATTATGCATTCAAGAATATCTAGCTGATGGGCCTCTAACATCAGATTCTGTTAATATTAGTTTGCTGTCAAATGTTTATTTTTACagaaaaaactcaaataatttagACAAAATCAGCTCTACTAATTCAAGATTCTCTTGTTCTCCTTGCTACAACTACTGAACCTGACTCAACACCAGAAAACAATATCAAATAAACATACATAATCAGCTCTTTCATAGCTATTATTATTAACATGGAAAAGAGGTCTCACTCAAGGCTACCTTCCTCCTAATATAGAAATAGTGACATCGTTGACTGAACATTTAGTTGAACTCTTTGTAGAGGACTCTGTGGATTGAAAGCTCTGCATCCCGAGAAATGCCGGCTGCTTTGGGTGAGGAAGCTCTACAATCTCACAGCTAAGCATCGACAGCACTGTAGACGCGTTAGGCCTATCTGCTGCCATGTCTTGCACACATAGCAGACCTACATTTGCATATCTCACTATATCATTTTCCATTTCACTGTCATATTTTGCAGGATCTATCAACTTTACTATCCTTCCTTCATTCCACAATCTCCAAGCCTGTGGATGTCCACATGATTACAAAAGGCTACATTAATTTACTATCTCTTGTGAATATGACATCAAATGCAAACATGTTGTACTGTCCAAGAACACAACTTACATAAGCTGTAAGGAAGAGTTGTTGATCTTCATCATAAAAACTGGAATTCTTCTTTCCACTCACAATTTCTATTAATAGGACACCGAAGCTATAGACATCAGATTTTTCAGAGAATATTCCGCGATGTGCATATTCCGGGGACATATAGCCACTGCAACCATGGATTTCAAGATCAGCATGGTAATAAGAAATTTGTATTTGAAACTATTATACTACTTGATTGAGGCAATCAGTAAGTGCTCACAATGTCCCAACAACCCTTGTTGTATTGGCTTCATCATCCTTGCCACCAAAAATCCTTGCCATACCGAAGTCGGAGATTTTAGGGTTCAACTCCTCATCCAACAAGATGTTACTTGCCTTGAGATCTCTGTGTATAATTTTTAACCTTGAATCTCTATGCAGGTAAAGCAGGCCTCGACAAATCCCCTCAATAATTAGTTTACGTCTTTGCCAATCAAGAAAATTATGTTTATGTGAACCTGAGATAGGTACAGGTTACCCAAACCATCATAGAACAACTCCTAACAAATTTATAAATGAACAACATATTTGCATTAGGCTCTACAATAACATACCAAAGAGATAAGCGTCCAAGCTTCCATTTTGCATATATTCATAAACAAGCAATTTTTCTTCAGACTCCACACAGCAACCAAGAAGTCTGACAAGATTGCGGTGCTGAAGCCGTGAAATCACCTCAACCTCATTCATGAACTCATCCACCCCTTGGTTAGAGGATCTAGCCAGCCTTTTTACAGCAATTTCTACTCCATTTTGCAATCTCCCCTGAAAAGTAGCTATGGAATCACATTCCTTATGACACActacaaaactcaaaataatttagTAAATCTTGAAAGAAGATGACATACTTTGTAAACAGAACCAAAGCCACCCTGCCTGAGCTTATTGGCAGGATCAAAATTTTCTGTTGCATTTGAAAGCATCATAAATGTAAATATAGGTAACTCCTCAAGTTGAACTCCATGTTTATCATGTTTGAATGCCCTTTCTTCAGAATATCCAGTATCAGTTTCCTTGGTTTTGAAGAATAGCAATCTACTTGTATGCTTCCCTGCTGCTTAAAATGTGCGTGTGTGTGAGAGGAACAtgttatataaaatgataaaacaTGTGATAAAAACTAGTGTCCGTTAAGAATCAAGTAGGATGAATATATTACCTCTGTATTTCAAAAACAATTTCAGCAGAAAGTATGCACAGACAGCAACAAGTATATTCCCCAAAACAACTGTTGTGACAATAATTGTTTTGTGGTCTTGCTTCGTATCTGATGAATATCAACGGAGACAAATGAATGATCTTATATAATAATTTGTTAAACTTGGTTGTATAAGAAGTGTACAAAATCATATGGATGGAAAAGAAAATGGATGAATTACCTAGTTCTGAATATGCCAATCGAATGTACAAGTCATCACCGCCATAAGTAAATTTGTGGGTATCAGTTAAGTTACGAGTCCAGTGCAGACATCCAATTCCAGGGGGATTAgcataagctatacaagaacaATTACTCAAGCATGCCTCCCTGCATTCTTCTTGAGAAAAGGAAAACAACATAAAATGATCCGGCAACTTTACTCTGCCCACATTGAGAAACTCATCTTGTTTGCCCACAGAATTGTTGTGTTGACATGGTAGGTGAGTTTTCCTGGTGCATCCACTACTCCAGTTTCCAGCCTCCCATTCATCTTTGTTTCTTGGCATGAATCCCCGAAAACAGGAACATATTGGGGTGTCATCAGCATTACAGCTTCCGAAAGCTCCACACTTACCATACCTATCACACTCAATACTTGTTGAGGACCACGTTACGTCCCACGCTTTCTTCTCATCAGACCACACCTTTTCCTCTAGACTCCCTGAAGAGTTCAAGAAATTGTATGTCAAAAGAGATGAATTTGGAACCGTAAATATTCCATATGCACTTCCTGGAGAATCACTGATAATTTGAACTCCAGAACTATAGTCAGATCTCATTTGTGGAATCCCAGTGAATATCTGACGATTCCATGGACCAGTGCGCCAGTATGGATTTCCATCCTTCCAAATAAACGACTGAGGAACGTCTAAAGGCTCAATGGTTAAGGTGAATCTTCCAGGGGCCGGATCATCAGGACTAGTCCATGATGTCAGTAAATTCTTCTCCTTTCTACTCAAATCTGTAAGAACCTTCATCTTCTCTATCCAAGAATCAGAAGCATGTTGGAAGTGTTGAAACATGTTATTATCATAATGCAGAGAATAAAGAGAAGCAAGATGATTGTTTTTGTATTGCTTATTATTCTTTTGTATCTATTACAATTATCTGTTTTATAGAGTTTAAAGAGGAGCTGAAAGTCTACCAAAATCCCTTAATCATAGGGATTTTGGTTAATGTTTGAATGAAGTTATTGCTGCTGTATTGCTGCTGCTTTTCTTGACTTCTATTTTCAACACTCCGAGTAGGCGTGGTTGGTGATACAATCTTCTGACTTTGTATACTGCTTTTCTGACTTTGTatgttcaacactccccctcaagttgagtgacgggatttccgatATTCAACTTGGAGAGAACTTCTGAAAAACTTTTGAAGTCCACAGCCTTGGTTAGGATATCAGCGAGCTGATCTTCGGACCTCACAAACGGGAGCTCCACAATCTTTTCCTCAATCTTCTCCTTGATAAAGTGCCTATCCACTTCGACATGTTTAGTTCTATCATGTTGAACTGGGTTCTCAGATATGCTGATGGCAGCCTTGTTGTCGCAGTACAATTTGCACGTCTTTGTTGGGTGAAGTCCTAATTCCATCAACAATCTTCTTAGCCAAAGAACTTCGGTTAACCCACTCTTGATCCCTCTGAATTCTGATTCTGCACTTGAGAGAGAAACCaccttttgtttcttgcttctccatgaGACAAGATTTCCTCCCACAGATGCAAAGTATCCAGCTGTTGACTTTCTGTCATTCGGGTTTCCTGCCCAGTCAGCATCGGTGTAAGCTTGTATCTCAAGGTGTCCAGTCTTTTTGAACAGCACTCCATAGTCAAAGGTCTTCTTCAaatatctcacaattctgagcgcAGCTTCCATGTGATCATCCTGTGGTTGGTGCATGAATTGACTAACAACACCAACAGCATAAGCAATGTCAGGTCGAGTATGGGAAAGATATATAAGTTTCCCTACCAAACGTTGATATTTTCCTCGATCGGCTAACTGAGCTCCTTCCACAATTTGTAGCCCATGATTTACGATAATAGGAGTTTCtgctggcttgcaatctagcatcccaGTTTCAGCTAGGAGATctagagtatacttcttctggttgatgaagatccccttctttgatctgagaacttcaattccgaggaagtattttagtttccctaagtccttcatttcgaactctttgaacaagctttctttcaacttctgaatctcctctgtgtcatcccctgttatgatcatgtcatcaacatagatGACTAAACAAGAGATCATATCACCTCGTTTTTTTAAGAATAAGGTGTGATCTGAgttgctttgctggtacccaaacttcttcatggctgcggtgaatcttccaaaccaagctctgggagactgCTTGAGCCCATATAAGGTTTTCTTCAACTTGCAAACTTCACCCTCTCCAAAATCTCCTGAAAAACCTTGAGGCACCTCCATGTagacttctctctcttcttcaagctctccatgtaggaaagcatttgtaacatcgaactgatgaagatcccagtcTTTATTAGCAGCAATTGAGAGGAGCACCCTGACAGTGTTCATCTTTGCCACAGGTGAGAAGGTCTCCTCATAGTCGATTCCATACATCTGTGTGTATCCTTTTGCGACCAATCGAGCTTTGTAacgctcaatagatccatctggtcttcttttgattgtgaaaacccatctgcatcccacagttttcttcccttttGGCAACCGACACTTCTCCCATGTGTGATTCCGGTTTAGGGCTCCtatctctttcttcatagcaTTTCTCCAATGCTCGATCTTCAGGGCTTGCTCTGCTGTTTGTGgaatctcctcatcatataAGGCCGCTTCATAGGCTGTGGCATTTTTGGACAAGTTTCCCTTGGCGATATTCCCAATTGAGTATCGCGaattcctcacaattttctcCGGGGTATACCGTTTAGGAGGTACGCCCCGATTACTCCTGGGTGGTAGCACATATCTCCCAGTATCTCCATCTACTGTATTatcctcctgttcttcttcaATGACTTGAGAAATATTATCAGCAGAATCAGAAGCCACAATAGTAGGTTCAGAAGAtcttacctcagatatcagtgGCGGAGAAGATATAGGCTCATGCAGCGGACTAGATTGTTCTGGAGTGGATGAAACATGCTCGGTGGCAAGgctaactttttctgttggatctgcttccgagactggcattggtaaccaacttaacaagtcgatctcactctcactctccccctgactggtAAGGTGGTTATCGTAGAAATACTCAGTTTCAAGGAAATCACAGTTCATGGTGGTGATGATTTGACGGGTTTTGGAATTGTAACACCTATATCCTTTTTGATTAACTCCATAACCTACAAACACACACTTGACTGCACAAGGAGAGAGTTTGGTGCGTTCATGTTTAGGAATGTGAAcgaaaacagagcacccaaAGACCCGTGGTTGAAGTGTAAGGGCAAGAGGTATGGAGGCCAGAGTAGACAATTTCTGTAATGGTGTTTGAAGTTTAAGAGTCCTAGTAGGGAGACGGTTAATAAGGTAAGCTGAGGTTTTCACGGCCTCGGGCCAAAAAGAGGAGGGAACATgagactcaatcatcatagaacgagtcatttcaagtaaaattcgattttttcttTCGGCAACTCCGTTTTGTTCAGGAGTGTGGGGGCAAGTAGTTTGATGAATAATCCCTTttgtttgacaaaatattttcattgaATTATTAACAAATTCCCCCCCATTATCTGTTCTAAGGGTTTGGATGTTTTTCTGAAACTGAGTTTGAACCATAGTATGGAAAtgagtaaatttttcaaaaacttcagatttgtgttttaaaaaatatacccatgtcatcctagtgcaatcatcaataaataacagaaaatatttaaaaccttGTCCCCCTACCACGGGtgaaggaccccaaacatcagaatgaacaagagaaaatatggagtttacttgtgtgtcattaggcttaaaagattttcggtggcttttagctaaaacacaagtttcacaagataaattctcatcattttttattaatttaggaaataaaagcttaagataccccatggatggatgccctaaccgacggtgccaaagccaggcttcccggtcagcagttccgtgagccagcatcaccttgccttgttgagctatctcatccacatagtataatccatcccgctcagtgccacgcccaataatctcccccgtcctgatatcctgaagcAAACAGAAGTGGGGATGCATTATCATGGTACAATTGAGTTCTTTTGTAACATGGCTAATAGATAAGAGTTTGTGTGAAAGAGACGGGACATAAAGACAATTTGAGAGACGTAAAGTAGGGGAAATTTCTATAGTTCTGGCTCCTTTAACACGAGTCAAATCACCATTTGCAGTCTGAACATGCGTACGATGTGATGTTGATGACTTAATaatatcagttttatcaaaagtcattgtatcagtggctccacaatcaaaaatccaccctTTATCTCTATCCCTATTATTACCTGACATCTGGTACACAGCGGAAAAGTTTGAAGGCCTTTTAGGGTCAATATCATGATTATGCATTTTTTGGGGTTGGTTTTGCATAAAATGGGGTATACTATATAAATCCCTAAATTTCGAGGGACTAGGCTGCAAATGGGGGCTATACTGATATTTAATAAGAGTAGGTGGGTCTTTTTGCATAACATGGGGTAATTTCTGCAATTCATTAGAACCAAGGGTTGGCTTTTGTAATATCTCGGAACTTGGGGGGTTAGTTGGCATAAAATGGGGTCTTTTATGATAATAAGGAAACGATGGAGGGTTTGGTGTtttcacaccaaaccctataccTGCTTTTAATTCTCCCCAAACCACACCAGCCGCCTCCCCCTCACGCCCGCTGCCTCCATTCTGCCCAGCCGGAGACGACCGGTCCACGCGGCGGCCGCCGCACTTGCCGGAGATGCCGTTTCCAGACGAAGCACAGGAAGAAGAAAGGGGCGGCTTGGTTCCGATTACATGGAACGCGGCAGCGGAAGGCGGCGAATTGATGAAGGAGCTTTCGTGGGAGTAAGAGAAGCTGATGGTTTTGGAATCCTCCGCCGCCTTGTGAAGGTAATCGGGCGGCGGAACCTGCTGAATCGGAGTGGGGCAGTAGATCTTCGAATAGCCGCCGCGATCCTCGCCAGAGTTCGGTGAAGGGCATACGCCGCCGAGGAGAGATATCGCTCTCTTGAATTTACTCACCGCCGCATCCGCCACCGCCGCGTAATCCTCCGCCGGCTTCTGAGCGGAAGAGAAGAATCGGATGAGCTTCTCGACGCTCTGGAGGCCGGAAGCGGCTTCCGCAGCGGCGGTTTCTTCCGATTGCGAAGCGAAGCTGCTGTTTCCGTAGCTCATCATGAGCTCCACGGCCATGGCCGCTTTTTGTTGGGGAAGAGGCGGCGTGGTGGTCGGTTGAAAGCAGACTTCCGGCGGCGTGGTGGTCGGCTGAAAGCAGACTTCCGGCCGTGGCGTATGGCAGTGGACGGTGGCAATCCCGGTCCCTTCTTCACACCAGTCGAGTGGATTTGGGTAAGTTTGATCCATTCTGTGGATTTGTTGAATTGATTCATTTGAATCTGTGTGGTTTATGGTtgaacctgctctgataccatgttgaaACATGTTATTATCATAATGCAGAGAATAAAGAGAAGCAAGATGATTGTTTTTGTATTGCTTATTATTCTTTTGTATCTATTACAATTATCTGTTTTATAGAGTTTAAAGAGGAGCTGAAAGTCTACCAAAATCCCTTAATCATAGGGATTTTGGTTAATGTTTGAATGAAGTTATTGCTGCTGTATTGCTGCTGCTTTTCTTGACTTCTATTTTCAACACTCCGAGTAGGCGTGGTTGGTGATACAATCTTCTGACTTTGTATACTGCTTTTCTGACTTTGTATGTTCAACAGGAAGCTCTCCCAAACATGTGTGTTATTGGATTGCAGAACTAGATTCCCTGTATTCAAGAGCACAACACTACAATTCGCAACAGAAGTTGAAAGATTAGTCGACCACACAATCTCCTTTCGACCATCCAAGATCACAAGATTTCCATCTGATGATATCTCAAGTGTTCCAGATGAATCATTAAGAGGTTTATTTCTATTAGCTACCCATACAATAGTCATCACCGGCAGATTGTACATGATACCCACATAACGACGGCTGCTATTTCGCGGGCTAAAAAAACTCAATTTGAATCTATTTCCATCGGAAATCAAAGCCTCAGAATCCCTCAGAGATTCATTAGCTCTTATGGTGTCGATGGCTGCAGAAAACATAAAGAAATAAGACAAGATGAGTAAAAAGAGTCGGAACACATAACATGGGCTGAACCCCATGACTTGGTTTTCTTCTTTGGTTGCTAGTACAAGCACTAATCTGCATCTCAGAGAAAAGATTCAGATATTTAGAggacaattttcaatttattatacTTTTCTTTGGTGCATATGTGCATTTATGACCACATAAAAATTGAGGAAAGTTCGTCTAATTCGTGTCAATGTTGGAAGCATGTGGGGTAGTGTTTTGATACATGTACCAAGACTGGAATATTATATGAGTGAAGAAAAACGAAGTTTCCTTCTTGTCTCGACCCGATTATATCATTTGGAGGCGTGGCATCACTTAATTTTGTGTGTATCGGTTGAGTGTTTAATTTAATACATGTATACACGCACTTCAAAAAGGACTTGTCATTTAGTAGTATTTTTCTACCACCAATTTCACGTTCAGAATGTGTCAGCTTTCTTCATTTTCATCGCACCAATCAGAATTACTAAGCTGCCGTCACCGCTGATTAACACCACTGTTTGAGTCTCTGTGGTCGCATGTGTTCTTTTCTTCTTCAACAAATCAACAATTTTTCAATTCTTTCTAGTTTCACAGCAGCAGCGGAATACTCTATGCTTTTTTAAGCTTCTTGACCCTCCCAAACATATGCTCCTTGCCGCCCAATAATTACTAGTATCATCCCTCGAGAAGAAAACTCAGAGAAAAAGAAGATAATATGCATCTTCAAATTGCATTAAAAGTACTTCTCCGCCTCACTAAAGGTGatctgtattttattttgggtcaTCACATTATAAGTGGTTTatttctataaataaaaaaatttaacccttaatAAAATATAGGTTCTATCACTTTTAACTAATTTATACCTTCTCTTTGATCCACGTGCCAAAAAAATTTGAaccacttataatgggacgtagcaagtaataattaaaaaaattattcgtATAAGTCCTCACGACTTTAGAATGTAAACGTGACAATGTCACTAGTAGCATCCATATCAACTGACTCGATAGGTTGACTCGAGTCAATCTATGTAGCCCCCCCGACTCGAGAGATAACTCGTCTCGATTGACTCGAGTCAGTCGATGCAGCCCCCTCGACTTAAGACATAACTTGTTTCAACAAGCCGAGCTTAATGTCTCTTAAATATGAAGCTTGTATTACACACacctatataataataataataataataataataataataataataataataataataataataataataatttaaaattttaaaattgcgCTGCCAATGGTTATGAACAGttatttattattcttattatttctTCTAATCAACAACtctttaaccttttttttttcctctgtAAGTATCCATTTACTTTTACACTACTTTTCGTACAAAAATCAATTTACTTCTTCAACTTTCTCTCAAGATCTATCTCCAATTTTTTTCCACTGCTCGATTACTTTCTCCAAATTGAATCGATGATCTTTTTGATCCATACTACCAATCAGATCTCTCGGCGATGAATTTGCGCTAGGATCCGCAAGAAGTGCATGGCTTGGTGGAGCCAAAACCGCAGCTGGCAAGGAAGGCGAAGGCGTATAaggagaaggcggcggcgggTGGAAACAAAAAGTGAGGGTGCCACACTTACACGCTTGAAGAAATCCATCTCATTGCCCGTATTTGGATCGAGGAGACCAACATGCCATTAGGGAAGAGTGTTGGATCGAGTAAACGCCATAGTAGTTGAACCGTGTACCATCCAACAAGTGAAATTTCATTGGGCTCATGTCACTGCCGATGTAAAGCTTTGAGAGGCGACATGGGTTAAAGCTAATGCGAAGTGGCCAAG harbors:
- the LOC131012363 gene encoding G-type lectin S-receptor-like serine/threonine-protein kinase At1g11300, with the protein product MGFSPCYVFRLFLLILSYFFMFSAAIDTIRANESLRDSEALISDGNRFKLSFFSPRNSSRRYVGIMYNLPVMTIVWVANRNKPLNDSSGTLEISSDGNLVILDGRKEIVWSTNLSTSVANCSVVLLNTGNLVLQSNNTHVWESFQHASDSWIEKMKVLTDLSRKEKNLLTSWTSPDDPAPGRFTLTIEPLDVPQSFIWKDGNPYWRTGPWNRQIFTGIPQMRSDYSSGVQIISDSPGSAYGIFTVPNSSLLTYNFLNSSGSLEEKVWSDEKKAWDVTWSSTSIECDRYGKCGAFGSCNADDTPICSCFRGFMPRNKDEWEAGNWSSGCTRKTHLPCQHNNSVGKQDEFLNVGRVKLPDHFMLFSFSQEECREACLSNCSCIAYANPPGIGCLHWTRNLTDTHKFTYGGDDLYIRLAYSELDTKQDHKTIIVTTVVLGNILVAVCAYFLLKLFLKYRENFDPANKLRQGGFGSVYKGRLQNGVEIAVKRLARSSNQGVDEFMNEVEVISRLQHRNLVRLLGCCVESEEKLLVYEYMQNGSLDAYLFGSHKHNFLDWQRRKLIIEGICRGLLYLHRDSRLKIIHRDLKASNILLDEELNPKISDFGMARIFGGKDDEANTTRVVGTFGYMSPEYAHRGIFSEKSDVYSFGVLLIEIVSGKKNSSFYDEDQQLFLTAYAWRLWNEGRIVKLIDPAKYDSEMENDIVRYANVGLLCVQDMAADRPNASTVLSMLSCEIVELPHPKQPAFLGMQSFQSTESSTKSSTKCSVNDVTISILGGR